A window of Aeromicrobium sp. Root236 contains these coding sequences:
- the rpsI gene encoding 30S ribosomal protein S9, whose translation MTETTTEETEFETNAEGVAYTSETAGSAVTSDKPATIAPGAATGRRKEAIARVRIVPGTGVWTVNGKPLEEYLPNKLHQQIAKEAFAETGLQDRFDVIARVTGGGMTGQAGALRLGVARSLNQIDEEVNRPVLKKAGLLTRDSRIKERKKAGLKKARKAPQYSKR comes from the coding sequence GTGACTGAGACCACCACCGAAGAGACCGAGTTCGAGACCAACGCGGAGGGTGTTGCCTACACCTCCGAGACCGCTGGCTCCGCTGTCACCTCCGACAAGCCCGCGACCATCGCGCCGGGTGCTGCGACGGGTCGCCGCAAGGAAGCCATCGCGCGCGTCCGCATCGTTCCGGGCACCGGCGTGTGGACCGTCAACGGCAAGCCCCTCGAGGAGTACCTCCCCAACAAGCTGCACCAGCAGATTGCCAAGGAAGCCTTCGCCGAGACGGGTCTGCAGGACCGCTTCGACGTCATCGCCCGCGTCACCGGTGGTGGCATGACCGGCCAGGCCGGCGCGCTGCGCCTCGGTGTGGCCCGCTCGCTCAACCAGATCGACGAAGAGGTCAACCGCCCGGTCCTCAAGAAGGCCGGACTCCTGACGCGTGACTCGCGCATCAAGGAGCGCAAGAAGGCCGGCCTCAAGAAGGCCCGTAAGGCTCCCCAGTACAGCAAGCGCTAA
- the glmM gene encoding phosphoglucosamine mutase, giving the protein MGRIFGTDGVRGLANRDLTAELAVDLAVAAAHILGEVGAFADQRPTAVVARDPRASGEFLEAAVVAGLASAGVDVHRLGVVPTPGAAFLTSYLQADMGVMISASHNPMPDNGIKFLARGGLKLDDDLELQIEQRLEEPWDRPTGSGVGRIGDSHAGVGAYVKHLVASAPGPLDGLTIVLDCANGAAYEVGPQVFEQLGATVIPIHAEPDGLNINLNCGSTHLDDLQKAVIQHGADVGFAFDGDADRCLAVDHSGAVVDGDQILAILGIAARDAGRLKDDTVVATVMSNLGFVQALQAAGITVIQTAVGDRYVLEAMRSGGYSLGGEQSGHVIMADFATTGDGVLTAVHLASRIRETGQTLEQLASVMTRLPQVLINVPDVDKARADTDPVLQGEVAIAAAKLGDSGRVLLRQSGTEPLVRVMVEAATHDEATEVAQRLAGVVRATLAL; this is encoded by the coding sequence GTGGGCCGGATCTTTGGCACAGATGGCGTTCGCGGACTCGCGAATCGTGATCTGACCGCAGAGCTGGCCGTCGACCTCGCGGTCGCGGCAGCCCACATCCTCGGTGAGGTCGGTGCTTTCGCCGACCAGCGTCCGACCGCAGTCGTTGCCCGCGATCCCCGCGCCTCAGGAGAATTCCTGGAGGCTGCGGTGGTCGCGGGTCTTGCGTCTGCGGGTGTCGACGTGCACCGGCTCGGCGTCGTGCCGACCCCTGGTGCGGCCTTCCTGACGTCCTACCTGCAGGCCGACATGGGCGTCATGATCTCGGCGAGCCACAACCCCATGCCCGACAACGGCATCAAGTTCCTCGCGCGCGGCGGGCTCAAGCTCGACGACGACCTGGAGCTCCAGATCGAGCAGCGCCTCGAGGAGCCTTGGGACCGGCCGACAGGTTCGGGCGTCGGCCGCATCGGCGACAGCCACGCCGGTGTCGGTGCGTACGTCAAGCACCTCGTCGCGTCGGCGCCCGGCCCGCTCGACGGCCTCACGATCGTGCTCGACTGCGCCAACGGTGCGGCGTACGAGGTCGGACCCCAGGTGTTCGAGCAGCTCGGCGCCACGGTGATCCCGATCCACGCCGAGCCCGACGGTCTCAACATCAACCTCAACTGCGGCTCCACGCACCTCGACGACCTGCAGAAGGCCGTCATCCAGCACGGTGCCGACGTCGGCTTCGCGTTCGACGGCGATGCGGATCGTTGCCTCGCGGTCGATCACTCCGGTGCCGTCGTCGACGGCGACCAGATCCTCGCGATCCTCGGCATCGCCGCCCGTGACGCCGGCCGGCTCAAGGACGACACCGTGGTGGCCACCGTGATGAGCAACCTCGGCTTCGTCCAGGCGCTCCAGGCTGCCGGCATCACGGTGATCCAGACGGCTGTGGGCGACCGCTACGTCCTCGAGGCCATGCGCTCGGGCGGCTACAGCCTCGGTGGCGAGCAGTCGGGCCACGTCATCATGGCCGACTTCGCCACGACCGGCGACGGCGTCCTGACGGCGGTGCACCTCGCCTCCCGCATCCGCGAGACCGGCCAGACGCTCGAGCAGCTCGCGTCGGTCATGACGCGCCTGCCCCAGGTGCTGATCAACGTCCCCGATGTCGACAAGGCCCGCGCCGACACCGACCCCGTGCTGCAGGGCGAGGTCGCGATCGCCGCGGCGAAGCTCGGCGACAGCGGCCGGGTGCTGCTGCGCCAGTCGGGCACCGAGCCGCTGGTCCGGGTCATGGTCGAGGCGGCGACGCACGACGAGGCGACCGAGGTCGCCCAGCGCCTCGCCGGCGTCGTGCGCGCCACGCTCGCGCTCTGA